ACCATGTAGAGGATTATAACATGCTTAACCGCGCGATATAAGCTGCTGGCCAAAAGATAAGATGTGCAGTCTAGGAAAGTAAAAAATTAAGATGTGGGAGGCTCTAACGCTTTCTCCAGTCTTCTACTATCTTTAGACAGTCGTTGTATATGCTAGCCTCCTCCTTGACGAGCCATACATGCTCCACTCTAGGCTTAGCGCTTCTCTCAGCATGCGCTTTCTCCTACGCTCCTCTAGCTCCTCCATGACGCCCGGCATGTCTGGCGTTGCGTAGCGGCCTCCACGTAGCTCTACGATATCGCCACGCTGCCTCAGTTTTGACAGCGCCTTCCTCAGCCTATCCTCGCCAGCTATCCCGCTGAATGCTTCCCTTAGCTCCTTCCACGTTACAGGCCGACCCTTGTTTCGTATGAACTTGTATACTAGCTCTATCAACTCCTCGTCGGTTGGAGCCTTCATTACGACTAGTTCTTCGTCCTCGTATAGGACGTTTAGCTCTATGCTCATACGTTTCCACCCATTAACTAGAGTTGACGAAGCGTTTCTGATAAATATTACCATTCACCGTGTTAACTTTAATTAGCAACATTTCTAGGGAGAAACAAGACTAAAGAATAAGCTTGTGGGACTACTGTTACCCCACCGGCTCTTCGAGAAACCTCTTTACAACATCGTATACCTGCACACTCACCCTTGCAAGCTGTGCCAGAACCACAGTAGAGAGACCACTTACGTAGAGGTGTATGGGTATATAGATTGGCGCTAGAGATGGCTCTTCAACATAGACGTCTATGAAGCCTAGCGTACTAGCAAAAACCGTTACGAGACTTGCAACTACATCGTTCTCCGACGCCACGCCCTCAACAACATTGTAGGCTAGCGAGCGTAGGCTCTCCAGAAACTCTTGTAGCGCAGCTGCCAAATCCTCACCTACATCGGTGAGTTTACAGTACTCATTACACTCAACAACACCATAAAATGAGAGCATATCTACTATCTCGTCTAGCCTACCGCATCTGAAACCATAGGACTCGATATATGCTCGCAGATCCTCTCTTGCCGCTTTACCGGTCGTCTGTAGTATTCGTAGTATGAGTATCATACATCGTGCACGCTGTGATAGGCTACGGAGGACACGCCTATCCGCCCGTAGGAGTATCTCTTCTACACTAGCATCTATACCAGCTTCCCTCAACTTCCTACACTCCCCAAGCCTACCGTGTAGGTGGTAGTGCTACATGTCTAGCTAGCAAGTAGGGAAGGAGCATTAACAGTACTGCAAGTGCCATTAACACTATGCCGCCTATAACAGCTATCTTAACCATATCACTGTTCGACCCAAAGATTATCGGTATAGGGCCTATAAATACTATGCCACCATACTCCGTCTTGCCGCCAGCTCTGAACGCTGAGAGGAAGATGCCAAGAAACACTAGTAGGACGCCTATGAAGATTAAGGCTATGCCTACGGGCACTAACTTGGCCGGCGTAAACTCCAAGGCTTCTCCAGCCCCTTGAAAGCCAGCCTATATACCCCTATCCAACTAGACTTCCTGCCGTGCGTGCATAAAGTTATTGGTTTACCGGATATATGGAGCTAGTCGGGAGTGGTGGGGGGCTTCCTTGACGCTATTTGGCTTCAACTACGATTACCAACCATCTGTGCCGTGGGTTCCGACACGCAACGAGGTTATAGAGTACCTCGTAACAGTGCTTCGGCCAAAACCTGGCGACGTCGTATATGATATCGGCTGCGGGGATGGCAGGGTAGCAGTGACGATAGCATCAAAGTTTCCCCACGTGAGGGTTAGGTGCGTAGAGCTACGTCGCGACCTTGTGGAGAGGGCTAGGAAGCTTGCCGAGGAGCAGGGCGTTAGGGGGCTAGTTGATATTGTTGAGGCTGACTTCTTCAAGGTAGACCTAAGGGATGCAAACATAGTATACATGTATCTTTTGACTAGTGTTAATCAGAAGTTGAGGCCAAAGCTCGAACACGAGCTTAGGATTGGCACTCTTTTAGTATCGCTAGACTTTCCGATACCTGGCTGGAACCCAGTTGCAACCATTGAACTTGAGAGGTCTTGGCAAAGGGTATTCTACATCTATGTGCGCGGAGTCTCGGATATAGGCACAGCCAGTGAAGCTATGGAAGAGGCCCTGAGGAGCGCACTTAGGAGACTCGACCTTGAAGCCGCTAGGAGAAAGGGGGCAAATATAGTTATTAGCCTTCCTCAAATCTCCAAGTAGTTTTGCCTCCAGGATAATCATAGAGCTTTATGCCTAGCTCTCCGAGTTCTGCCCGAATGTTGTCTGCCAGCTCGTACATCTTTCTCGCCCTAAGCTCGGCTCTGACCTTAACTATGAGGTCTACGAGCTTACCGACCAGCTTTTGGGCTTGTTGAGCTACACCATATACAATGTCGTCGAGCACTGCGAATACCTCGTTGAACTCTAGTAGTGTCCTGTAGGCTAGGATGGCTGCTGTATAGTTTTCTGCTGGCAGAATTTCGGCGTTAACAGTCTTTACGAGCTTTAGCGCTGCTGCTAGCGCGCGGGAAGTATTGAAGTCATTGCTCATGGCCTCGTGGAACTCCTTGTAGAGCGTCAGCACTGTGTTGACAAGCTTTGCTTCGCTATCACCTAGCCTTGACTGGGGGTCTACCTCCTCGATGATCCTCTGTAGGCCTTGTAGGGCCCCACGCAGCCTTCGGAGGTTTGCTTTTGCCTGCTCTAGCGATTCCTCAGAGAAGTCTAACTGTGTTCTATAGTGGGCGCTTAGTATCCAGAGGCGGAGCGTCTCGGGGCTCCACTTCTTCAACGCCTCTCTTAGCGGTATAATGTTGCCTAGACTCTTGCTCATTTTTTCGCCGCGTATTGTGAGGTAGCCCGTGTGCAGCCAGTATCTCACCCAGGGCTTCTTGCCAAAGTATGCCTCGCTCTGGGCTCGCTCGTTCTCGTGGTGCGGGAATATGAGGTCCTGGCCGCCACCATGTATGTCGAATTGGTCTCCAAGATACCTTGATGCCATTACGCTGCACTCTATGTGCCAGCCCGGCCTCCCCCGGCCCCAGGGCGCCTCCCAGTATGGCTCGCCCGGCTTCCACGCCTTCCAGAGAGCGAAGTCGTATGGGTTCTTCTTCTCCTTTAGCACGTCCTCCTCCTGGCGCCACTCCTCGGGGTGGAAGCGACCGCTAAGCCTTCCATAGTCTGGATACTTGTCTACCTCGAAGTATACGCTGCCGCTTGGCGCTACGTAGGCGTAGCCCTTGTCTATGAGACCTTCTATGAACTCTATTATCTCGCGTATATGGCTAGTGACGCGGGGATGCATGTCTATCTTTATGCGGAGCGCGCGGAGCCCCTCAAAGTAGTCCTTAGCGTATGTCTCGACTATCTCGCGCCAGTCCTTACCCTCCTCACGTGCTCGGTTGATAATCTTGTCATCGATATCTGTTATGTTCTGTACATGGTAGACATTGTAGCCTCTTAACCTCAGATACCTCTTGATGGCATCGAATGCCACGTAGGTTCTAGCATGGCCGAGGTGTGTGTAGTCGTAGACTGTTGGGCCGCAGACATACATGCGCACTAAGCCGGGCCTTAGGGGCTTAAACTCCTCAAGTTTACCTCCAAATGTGTTACGGACCCGTATGGGAGGTAGTTCTATGTAGCTTAGTACGGGGTAGTTCTGCACAATAGTCTCACGCCCCTAGGCGTGGAGTGGTGGCCCTGGAAACCTGCATAAAACTCTAACGCTGAACTCTTCCACGGGTGTAAAAGAGGTGAAGCTGCCGGCGAGGCTGGAAGCGCTACAGAAGCTTAAGGCGAGGCTTGCTGAGACGCTGGAAGCTAAGCTCGAACCTAGAGAACGCGAGACTGCAAGACGGGACCACCATGCATACCGTAGGCCCCGACCATGCGGCATGACTATTCATACCGGCGTGGGCTGTAATGTGGGCTGCCTTTACTGCTACGTACCCGACATGGGATTTCCGCTTAAGCCTAGACCATACCCTCTCAACGGCCTACAGTTGGTTTACGCACTAGTCCTCAATCCATACTTTGTACCCGGCCCCGACGGTACTCTGCTAGCCTTCGGCTCTGTAACCGAGCCACTGCTACCTGAAACCGTAGAGCAAACCATAGAGTATCTACGGCATACACGCAACTACCTTGGAAACCCACAACAGCTTTCAACAAAACTCGTGGTTCAGGGAGAGCTTTTTGAGAGGTTCACCGAAGCACTAGAGCCGAGAGCAAACATACTCATAACCATTACTACGATCTCGAAGGCGCATATCCTCGAGCCTAGAGCACCACCACCTATGGAGAGGTTTGAGTTTGCACGCATGCTCGTAGAGCGAGGTATTAATGTAACTCTCTTCCTGCGCCCTATAATACCTGGTGTGACTGATAGGGAGCTTGATGCGATACTATCGGCTGCAGCCAGGGCAGGAGTACGCACCATTGTTCCAGGCAGTCTCCGTGTAACACCAGGAATCATACGTAGGCTCCGAGCCTCTCGCATCGTCGACATGGCTGAGATCGAGAGGAGGCTGCCAAGGAAGCCCCGCAGTAGCCGCGACCAGGTTGCGATACGCGAAACGGACCTGAAGAACCTCGTGGCCCGTAAAGCTAGGGCTTACGGGCTAAGGGTTCTGCCCAGTAGCTGCTCAGCAAACATAAGGTCCCATGGCCTTGCATGCCATGCATGCATCTGGGGCCCTTGTGGTAATCCGAAATTACTCCCGCGACTCGTGGAGGAGGAGGTTGCTGAGGCTGCAGAGCTTCTGGGCTGCAGAAAGCCCCGTGTGAGGATCTCTGGATTCCGGGTGCTAGTCCGGTGCGGCTCAAGGCTTGAGGCAAAGACGAGGAATATAATCCAGTCGTGGCTTGAAACTCTGACAAAGAGGACTGTAACTGTTATAGCTCCCGGCCTACGTGGCAAGGGGTATGAGGCGTATGAGGAGGACTAGGCTGTGACAGGCGAGCAGGCTGGACGGTACCGTCTATTCAACCTAGTCATAGCCTATGAGCCTGGCACACATCGGGAGGATGATGCTATACGGCTTCTCCGGAGCATCATACCGGGCTTCCGGGTATTTGACGTAGCACAGTTCCTCATACTCGGGAAGGTCTATGGAAACCCTTACCAGGCTGTACAAGCTGCTGCAGAAAAGCTTTCAGAGGATGACCCCATACTCCGCATGATACCTGTTGATTACAACACGCCACCCTACGTGGAGTCTGTCGCTCCTCTCATCGCAGAACTCATCCGGGAGAGAGCTAAGCCTGGCGACACGTTTGCAGTGAGGCTTGAGGGCTATCTCTACAGCAGGGAGACTGAGAGAAAGCTCCACAAGAGGGAAGCCATAGAAGCGATAGCAGAGAACATAGATCTACCCGTAGACCTGGACAATCCGAGGATACTCGTGCTTGTAAAGGTTGTAAGGCTAACCCGCTCACTAAGCTATGCAGCTGTAACAGTTGCGCCACCCTGCACCATCTACTCGAGGCACCATGGCGGAGGCGTCTGTAGGGTAGAGTGGCCCCCAGCCTAGAGGGCTAGGAGCCCTAAACCCTAGTAGGGTCCTATGAAGGGTAGTCCATGTATTAGCTTCTATGGGGAGGACAGTTATTGAGCCGCCAGCAGCCAGGAGAGGTGGTCGGCTTCACCATTGATAATGCTACACCAAGTATTGTCCGCTTCGTTTCGACGAATCCACCCCCAATTGGAGACTATGTTGTTGTCGAGTCTCCCGAAGGCTATGTACTAGGTCTCGTAGAACGCGTTGGAACGAAGAGTATGACACTTGCATTCATGTCTACAGCTTTCGACCCACGACTCATTGAGAGACTCGGCGATGAACTGAGAGGCGACGTTTACTTTGAATGCATCGCAAGACTGCTAGGCAGACTTGAGGATTTGAAATTACCGCGGCTACCACCGCTTCCAGGTGCACGTGTGTATAAAGCGCCAAGAGCAGTTCTTGAGAAGGTGTTTGGGGGCAAGGAGCCCTACTACATTAGGCTCGGTGTTCTCGCCTCCAGACCCGACGTACAAGTTAACGTGAATGTAAACATGCTTGTTACTAGGCATACCGCCATACTAGCCATAACTGGTGCTGGCAAGAGTAACACAGTAGCAGTTATTGTTGACAGGCTTGTAAGGATAGGCGGAACAGTAGTAATCCTAGACTTTCACGGCGAGTACCTAGCCTCAAACCTTGGAGGGGGAAGGGTAAATATTATCGAGCCACGGCTTAACCCACGCCACTTATCCATAGCTGAGCTTATGACGCTACTGGGCATAGAGCACAGGTTCTATAACCAGGAGCGTGTTCTCCGCAAGGCTCTGCGCAGGCTCGAACAGCGCAGCGTACACACCAAGGGCTTCCTTGACGAGCTTGCTGAGGAGCTGGAGAAGCTCGGTACTAGCCGAAGAGAGGAGGTCACGGCCATAAACGCAGTCATAAACAAGATTGAGAGCGTAAAGGACCGCTATAGCGACATACTTGACGACGAGGCTGCGGACATAGTTGCAAGGATTAGACCAGGTTATGCAAACGTTGTTGACCTGAGTAGGCTTGACCGGGACGCCATAGACGTTACCGCGAGCCATTTACTGCGAAAGGTGCTATGGGAGAGAAAGCTACACAAACTCGGCGTGAAGAGTAGATTACCATACCCTATCCTCATAGTAGTTGAGGAGGCGCACATACTAGCGCCAAAGGATGAAGACACCTTGTCGAAGTACTGGCTGGCAAGGATAGCTAGGGAAGGGAGGAAATTCGGAGTAGGCCTCATGCTTGTAAGCCAGCGCCCCAAAACACTTGACCCGGATATTCTTAGCCAGGCGAATAACCTTATAGTGCTTCGGATTGTCGAACCAAGCGACCAGCGCTACATACAAGCCGCAAGCGAATCCCTTACCGATGACCTTGTTGAACAGCTTCCAGCGCTAAACACGGGCGAGGCAATAGTAATAGGGCCCCTCATCCGCGTCCCGGCGCTGGTTAAGATAGACAAGTACCCAGGTCCTCTCGGCGGCAGCGATATAGACGTTGTGGCCGAGTGGCAGAACCATATGAGCCAGGAATCCGAGGCCGAAGAGTCCACAATAGAAGATGTACTATCAAACCTCATGTAGTAACACCCCTAGGAGGGGATATGACGGAGGCTGACTATAGCGTGGAGCATCTACACTTGCTTCACGTGTCTGATACTCATCTTGGCTACCGACAGTACGGCATTATAGAGCGAGAAATGGACTTCTACCAGGTGTTCGAGGAGGTAATCGATATAGCAATCCGCGAACATGTAGATGCAGTCATACATACTGGCGACCTATTTGACTCTACAAGGCCACCAGCACAAGCCATAAGGGCTGCAATAAGAGCGCTTAAGAAACTAAGAGGACATGGTATACCCTTCATAGTTCTCGCGGGTGACCACGACACTCCTAAGCGTGCAAACCTCTCACCCCTCACCGAGCTCGATGAGGTCGGGCTGGCATACACTATAGGAGCCATCGGAGATAAGCCGACAACCATACAAATTGATACAAGACATGGTCGCTTACTTGTTAGCGGTATAAGGAGCCAGAAGGGACTCCATGCCAGGAAACATTTGCTTGATGCGTTTAAACAGCTTGTCCCCCGCGATAGGAGCACTGTGAACATACTCTTGCTCCACCAGGCTCTCCGCGAGGTCGCCCCCAACTACGAGGTTGAACTGGGCGAACTTCCCAAGGGATTCTCATACTACGCGCTAGGACACATACATCTCTACCGCGAGTTTAGGCTAGGAGATGCTGCAGTGGTATACCCTGGCTCGCCCGAAGTCCTAAGGATTGATGAGGCTCGCGAACAGCCTCAGCGCTATGTTGTACTCGTAGAGGTAGACCAACGTTCAACAAAATCACTTGAAAGAATAAGGCTGGAGATGCCAAGGCCCATAGTTTACAAGGAGATCATCTATCAAGGCCTTGCCGAGTTTAAGAGCTTGCTCGTGGAGCTTCGGGAGAAGCTTGCAAAGATGGCAGCTAAGGGAGTGAAGAAGCCTCTACTATACATGTACGTGAAGCGGTTACCAAGGGGCTCGAAGACAGATATCTACACACTCGTCGAGAGGATTCTGGGAAGCTACATCCTAGACTACAAGCTTAACATTGAGACAGTGATAGAGAATGTGCCGAAGACTGTGCAGAGTGCAGCCGCCACTATAAACATTGAGAATATACTCCGGGAGCTTCTCGGAAACGACGAGCTAGCACAGCTAGCAGTAAAACTCATTGAAATCCTTGGAGGCGAGTCCGAGAAGCATGCGCTCAAGGAGGCCTACAGTATTGTTGCGCAAGAGTTTGGCCTTGATAGGGAGGCTGGTCTACTATGATCATAGAGGCTGTTGAGCTGGAGAACTTCCTCAGCCATCGCTACACCAAAGTCGAGCTTGGCAGAGGCATAGTAGCCGTAGTTGGACCCAATGGTGCAGGCAAGACAAGCATCGTTGACGCCATAACATATGCACTATTCAACATACACTCGCGCGATACTCGCAACAAGAAGGAGCCCCTCATACGCCTCGGTGCTCCTGCTGCAAAAATAATAGTAGAGTTCAGCGTTGGCAAGAAACGTTACCGTGTACATAAAACAGTGTATCGTGGCGCAACACCTACTCAGGCAACTCTCTACCTTCTCGAGGATGGTAAGCCCCGGCTTGTTGCGCGCGGAGTTGAGAGTGTTTCTAGAGAGATAGCCAGAATTGTTGGTTTTGACCCACAGCTAGCAGATGTGATCATGGTTACTAGGCAGGGTGAGATAGAAAAGATACTCGTAGACAAGAAGGCTCGGATAGAGGCGATTAATACTCTTCTAAAGCTGCGAGCAATGGAGAAAACCTATGATAGAATGCGGGATCTCATAAGCAGGGTTTCTAGGAGGCTAGAATACTACCGTGGAAGACACATTGAGCTTGAGAGGGAGTTGAAGAGGCTACGAGAGGAGGCTGCAAGGTATGAAGAGGCAAGGAGGGAGCTGGAGAGGGTTAGTGCTGAGCTGGAGGAGGTACGTAGAAAGCTCGATGAGGCCAAGCACGAGCTTGAAAGAGTTGAAGAGCTTAGGAGAGAGTACGAGGATCTCAACTATCGTCTCGGGTTGCTCGAGGCGGCTATTAAGAGGGATAAGGAGCGTCTTGCTGAGCTTGAGAGAGAGTATAGGGAGGCAAGAGCAGCTGAGGAAGAACTTGAAGCTCTTCGTGGCGCTTTAGAGGTTGCGAGGAAAG
This DNA window, taken from Hyperthermus butylicus DSM 5456, encodes the following:
- a CDS encoding TIGR00304 family membrane protein, whose amino-acid sequence is MEFTPAKLVPVGIALIFIGVLLVFLGIFLSAFRAGGKTEYGGIVFIGPIPIIFGSNSDMVKIAVIGGIVLMALAVLLMLLPYLLARHVALPPTR
- a CDS encoding SAM-dependent methyltransferase, coding for MTLFGFNYDYQPSVPWVPTRNEVIEYLVTVLRPKPGDVVYDIGCGDGRVAVTIASKFPHVRVRCVELRRDLVERARKLAEEQGVRGLVDIVEADFFKVDLRDANIVYMYLLTSVNQKLRPKLEHELRIGTLLVSLDFPIPGWNPVATIELERSWQRVFYIYVRGVSDIGTASEAMEEALRSALRRLDLEAARRKGANIVISLPQISK
- the cysS gene encoding cysteine--tRNA ligase, with translation MQNYPVLSYIELPPIRVRNTFGGKLEEFKPLRPGLVRMYVCGPTVYDYTHLGHARTYVAFDAIKRYLRLRGYNVYHVQNITDIDDKIINRAREEGKDWREIVETYAKDYFEGLRALRIKIDMHPRVTSHIREIIEFIEGLIDKGYAYVAPSGSVYFEVDKYPDYGRLSGRFHPEEWRQEEDVLKEKKNPYDFALWKAWKPGEPYWEAPWGRGRPGWHIECSVMASRYLGDQFDIHGGGQDLIFPHHENERAQSEAYFGKKPWVRYWLHTGYLTIRGEKMSKSLGNIIPLREALKKWSPETLRLWILSAHYRTQLDFSEESLEQAKANLRRLRGALQGLQRIIEEVDPQSRLGDSEAKLVNTVLTLYKEFHEAMSNDFNTSRALAAALKLVKTVNAEILPAENYTAAILAYRTLLEFNEVFAVLDDIVYGVAQQAQKLVGKLVDLIVKVRAELRARKMYELADNIRAELGELGIKLYDYPGGKTTWRFEEG
- a CDS encoding radical SAM protein translates to MKLPARLEALQKLKARLAETLEAKLEPRERETARRDHHAYRRPRPCGMTIHTGVGCNVGCLYCYVPDMGFPLKPRPYPLNGLQLVYALVLNPYFVPGPDGTLLAFGSVTEPLLPETVEQTIEYLRHTRNYLGNPQQLSTKLVVQGELFERFTEALEPRANILITITTISKAHILEPRAPPPMERFEFARMLVERGINVTLFLRPIIPGVTDRELDAILSAAARAGVRTIVPGSLRVTPGIIRRLRASRIVDMAEIERRLPRKPRSSRDQVAIRETDLKNLVARKARAYGLRVLPSSCSANIRSHGLACHACIWGPCGNPKLLPRLVEEEVAEAAELLGCRKPRVRISGFRVLVRCGSRLEAKTRNIIQSWLETLTKRTVTVIAPGLRGKGYEAYEED
- a CDS encoding THUMP domain-containing protein; this translates as MTGEQAGRYRLFNLVIAYEPGTHREDDAIRLLRSIIPGFRVFDVAQFLILGKVYGNPYQAVQAAAEKLSEDDPILRMIPVDYNTPPYVESVAPLIAELIRERAKPGDTFAVRLEGYLYSRETERKLHKREAIEAIAENIDLPVDLDNPRILVLVKVVRLTRSLSYAAVTVAPPCTIYSRHHGGGVCRVEWPPA
- a CDS encoding ATP-binding protein, with the protein product MSRQQPGEVVGFTIDNATPSIVRFVSTNPPPIGDYVVVESPEGYVLGLVERVGTKSMTLAFMSTAFDPRLIERLGDELRGDVYFECIARLLGRLEDLKLPRLPPLPGARVYKAPRAVLEKVFGGKEPYYIRLGVLASRPDVQVNVNVNMLVTRHTAILAITGAGKSNTVAVIVDRLVRIGGTVVILDFHGEYLASNLGGGRVNIIEPRLNPRHLSIAELMTLLGIEHRFYNQERVLRKALRRLEQRSVHTKGFLDELAEELEKLGTSRREEVTAINAVINKIESVKDRYSDILDDEAADIVARIRPGYANVVDLSRLDRDAIDVTASHLLRKVLWERKLHKLGVKSRLPYPILIVVEEAHILAPKDEDTLSKYWLARIAREGRKFGVGLMLVSQRPKTLDPDILSQANNLIVLRIVEPSDQRYIQAASESLTDDLVEQLPALNTGEAIVIGPLIRVPALVKIDKYPGPLGGSDIDVVAEWQNHMSQESEAEESTIEDVLSNLM
- a CDS encoding DNA repair exonuclease — translated: MTEADYSVEHLHLLHVSDTHLGYRQYGIIEREMDFYQVFEEVIDIAIREHVDAVIHTGDLFDSTRPPAQAIRAAIRALKKLRGHGIPFIVLAGDHDTPKRANLSPLTELDEVGLAYTIGAIGDKPTTIQIDTRHGRLLVSGIRSQKGLHARKHLLDAFKQLVPRDRSTVNILLLHQALREVAPNYEVELGELPKGFSYYALGHIHLYREFRLGDAAVVYPGSPEVLRIDEAREQPQRYVVLVEVDQRSTKSLERIRLEMPRPIVYKEIIYQGLAEFKSLLVELREKLAKMAAKGVKKPLLYMYVKRLPRGSKTDIYTLVERILGSYILDYKLNIETVIENVPKTVQSAAATINIENILRELLGNDELAQLAVKLIEILGGESEKHALKEAYSIVAQEFGLDREAGLL